Proteins encoded together in one Vigna angularis cultivar LongXiaoDou No.4 chromosome 5, ASM1680809v1, whole genome shotgun sequence window:
- the LOC108319651 gene encoding uncharacterized protein LOC108319651 isoform X1, translated as MARTLTLPPISYTLAKTLKPISPFHKSIPFFSSILSRPKLTRRSLSRSVLRSTVGKLSGSVDDEEESEELDELDVIALEQEAKDAAQAYSNSLSQVLSIEDEEKNDRKETAQSRRRSARRTKSIPDNLLQRVAIVGRPNVGKSALFNRLVGGNRAIVVDEPGVTRDRLYGRSYWGEHEFMVVDTGGVITVSKSQATVMEELAITTTIGMDGIPLAVREAAVARMPSMIERQATAAVEESSVIIFLVDGQAGLTAADEEIADWLRKNYSDKYVILAVNKCESPRKRIMQASEFWSLGFEPLPISAISGTGTGELLDLVCSGLQKVEESNIIDEEEDYVPAISIVGRPNVGKSSILNALVGEDRTIVSPISGTTRDAIDTEFTGPDGQKFQLIDTAGIRKRAAIVSAGSTTEALSVNRAFRAIRRSDVVALVIEAMACITEQDYKIAERIEKEGKGCVIVVNKWDTIPNKKQQTALHYEEDVREKLRSLDWAPIVYSTAIAGHSVDKIIVAASEVEKERSRRLGTSILNQVVLEAVAFKPPPRTRGGKRGRVYYCTQAAIRPPTFVFFVNDAQLFPETYRRYMERQLRSDAGFSGTPIRLLWRSRRKMGKDEGKAVTRTQENLTSNDPKLVPTAS; from the exons ATGGCACGCACTCTGACACTACCCCCCATCTCTTACACTCTtgctaaaaccctaaaacccatTTCTCCATTCCACAAATCTATTCCCTTCTTCTCTTCAATCCTTTCTCGCCCAAAGCTCACTCGCCGCTCCCTATCCCGTTCCGTCCTGCGCTCTACCGTCGGCAAATTATCCGGCAGTGtcgatgatgaagaagaatcAGAAGAACTGGACGAGCTCGATGTCATCGCCCTCGAGCAAGAAGCAAAGGACGCAGCCCAAGCTTATTCAAACTCTCTGTCTCAAGTTCTGAGCATAG AAGACGAGGAGAAAAATGATCGCAAGGAAACAGCTCAATCCCGCAGGAGGAGTGCACGTAGAACAAAATCT ATCCCGGACAATCTTCTCCAAAGGGTTGCAATTGTTGGAAGGCCAAATGTTGGCAAGTCAGCATTATTTAATCGTCTTGTCGGG GGAAACAGGGCTATTGTAGTTGATGAACCCGGGGTTACCAGGGATCGTTTATATGGTCGATCGTATTGGGGAGAGCATGAGTTCATGGTAGTGGACACAGGCGGGGTTATAACTGTTTCAAAGTCGCAAGCTACTGTTATGGAAGAGCTGGCTATTACTACTACCATTGGTATGGATGGCATTCCACTTGCTGTTAGAGAAGCAGCTGTTGCCAGGATGCCCTCAATGATCGAGAGACAAGCAACTGCAGCTGTGGAAGAATCATCTGTTATTATTTTCCTGGTCGATGGTCAG GCAGGACTAACAGCAGCTGATGAGGAGATTGCTGATTGGCTACGTAAAAACTACTCAGATAAATATGTCATTCTCGCAGTTAACAAGTGTGAATCTCCTCGCAAAAGAATTATGCAGGCATCTGAATTTTGGTCCCTTGG ATTTGAACCACTTCCAATATCAGCAATCTCAGGGACTGGAACTGGAGAGCTTCTTGACCTTGTTTGTTCTGGCTTACAGAAAGTTGAG GAATCAAATAttattgatgaagaagaagattaTGTTCCCGCAATTTCAATTGTTGGTAGACCAAATGTTGGCAAAAGTAGCATTTTGAATGCACTGGTTGGTGAGGACAGAACAATAGTTAGCCCCATCAGTGGCACTACTCGTGATGCTATTGATACTGAATTTACTGGACCAGATGGACAG AAGTTCCAACTTATTGATACTGCTGGAATCAGGAAAAGAGCAGCCATAGTATCAGCTGGGAGTACAACAGAGGCTTTGTCAGTGAATCGAGCATTTCGTGCTATTCGTCGTTCTGATGTTGTTGCTCTTGTCATTGAGGCCATGGCTTGTATCACAGAACAG GACTACAAAATAGCTGAGAGGatagaaaaagaaggaaaaggttgtgtgatagttgtaaacaAGTGGGATACGATACCAAATAAAAAGCAGCAGACTGCATTACACTATGAGGAAGATGTCAGGGAGAAGCTTCGCTCACTTGATTGGGCTCCAATTGTTTATTCTACTGCTATAGCTGGTCACAGTGTTGACAA GATTATTGTTGCAGCTAGTGAAGTTGAAAAGGAAAGATCTAGAAGACTTGGCACTTCTATATTAAATCAAGTAGTTCTGGAAGCAGTAGCTTTTAAGCCTCCTCCTAGGACACGTGGTGGAAAAAGAGGGCGTGTTTACTATTGCACTCAG GCTGCTATAAGGCCACCTACATTTGTGTTCTTCGTCAATGATGCACAACTTTTTCCCGAGACTTACAGGCGGTATATGGAGAGGCAGCTGCGTTCAGACGCAGGTTTTTCTGGAACACCCATACGACTTTTATGGCGCAGCAGAAGGAAAATGGGCAAAGATGAAG GAAAAGCAGTAACAAGGACCCAAGAGAATCTTACATCAAATGATCCAAAATTGGTACCAACTGCATCATAG
- the LOC108319651 gene encoding uncharacterized protein LOC108319651 isoform X2 gives MARTLTLPPISYTLAKTLKPISPFHKSIPFFSSILSRPKLTRRSLSRSVLRSTVGKLSGSVDDEEESEELDELDVIALEQEAKDAAQAYSNSLSQVLSIDEEKNDRKETAQSRRRSARRTKSIPDNLLQRVAIVGRPNVGKSALFNRLVGGNRAIVVDEPGVTRDRLYGRSYWGEHEFMVVDTGGVITVSKSQATVMEELAITTTIGMDGIPLAVREAAVARMPSMIERQATAAVEESSVIIFLVDGQAGLTAADEEIADWLRKNYSDKYVILAVNKCESPRKRIMQASEFWSLGFEPLPISAISGTGTGELLDLVCSGLQKVEESNIIDEEEDYVPAISIVGRPNVGKSSILNALVGEDRTIVSPISGTTRDAIDTEFTGPDGQKFQLIDTAGIRKRAAIVSAGSTTEALSVNRAFRAIRRSDVVALVIEAMACITEQDYKIAERIEKEGKGCVIVVNKWDTIPNKKQQTALHYEEDVREKLRSLDWAPIVYSTAIAGHSVDKIIVAASEVEKERSRRLGTSILNQVVLEAVAFKPPPRTRGGKRGRVYYCTQAAIRPPTFVFFVNDAQLFPETYRRYMERQLRSDAGFSGTPIRLLWRSRRKMGKDEGKAVTRTQENLTSNDPKLVPTAS, from the exons ATGGCACGCACTCTGACACTACCCCCCATCTCTTACACTCTtgctaaaaccctaaaacccatTTCTCCATTCCACAAATCTATTCCCTTCTTCTCTTCAATCCTTTCTCGCCCAAAGCTCACTCGCCGCTCCCTATCCCGTTCCGTCCTGCGCTCTACCGTCGGCAAATTATCCGGCAGTGtcgatgatgaagaagaatcAGAAGAACTGGACGAGCTCGATGTCATCGCCCTCGAGCAAGAAGCAAAGGACGCAGCCCAAGCTTATTCAAACTCTCTGTCTCAAGTTCTGAGCATAG ACGAGGAGAAAAATGATCGCAAGGAAACAGCTCAATCCCGCAGGAGGAGTGCACGTAGAACAAAATCT ATCCCGGACAATCTTCTCCAAAGGGTTGCAATTGTTGGAAGGCCAAATGTTGGCAAGTCAGCATTATTTAATCGTCTTGTCGGG GGAAACAGGGCTATTGTAGTTGATGAACCCGGGGTTACCAGGGATCGTTTATATGGTCGATCGTATTGGGGAGAGCATGAGTTCATGGTAGTGGACACAGGCGGGGTTATAACTGTTTCAAAGTCGCAAGCTACTGTTATGGAAGAGCTGGCTATTACTACTACCATTGGTATGGATGGCATTCCACTTGCTGTTAGAGAAGCAGCTGTTGCCAGGATGCCCTCAATGATCGAGAGACAAGCAACTGCAGCTGTGGAAGAATCATCTGTTATTATTTTCCTGGTCGATGGTCAG GCAGGACTAACAGCAGCTGATGAGGAGATTGCTGATTGGCTACGTAAAAACTACTCAGATAAATATGTCATTCTCGCAGTTAACAAGTGTGAATCTCCTCGCAAAAGAATTATGCAGGCATCTGAATTTTGGTCCCTTGG ATTTGAACCACTTCCAATATCAGCAATCTCAGGGACTGGAACTGGAGAGCTTCTTGACCTTGTTTGTTCTGGCTTACAGAAAGTTGAG GAATCAAATAttattgatgaagaagaagattaTGTTCCCGCAATTTCAATTGTTGGTAGACCAAATGTTGGCAAAAGTAGCATTTTGAATGCACTGGTTGGTGAGGACAGAACAATAGTTAGCCCCATCAGTGGCACTACTCGTGATGCTATTGATACTGAATTTACTGGACCAGATGGACAG AAGTTCCAACTTATTGATACTGCTGGAATCAGGAAAAGAGCAGCCATAGTATCAGCTGGGAGTACAACAGAGGCTTTGTCAGTGAATCGAGCATTTCGTGCTATTCGTCGTTCTGATGTTGTTGCTCTTGTCATTGAGGCCATGGCTTGTATCACAGAACAG GACTACAAAATAGCTGAGAGGatagaaaaagaaggaaaaggttgtgtgatagttgtaaacaAGTGGGATACGATACCAAATAAAAAGCAGCAGACTGCATTACACTATGAGGAAGATGTCAGGGAGAAGCTTCGCTCACTTGATTGGGCTCCAATTGTTTATTCTACTGCTATAGCTGGTCACAGTGTTGACAA GATTATTGTTGCAGCTAGTGAAGTTGAAAAGGAAAGATCTAGAAGACTTGGCACTTCTATATTAAATCAAGTAGTTCTGGAAGCAGTAGCTTTTAAGCCTCCTCCTAGGACACGTGGTGGAAAAAGAGGGCGTGTTTACTATTGCACTCAG GCTGCTATAAGGCCACCTACATTTGTGTTCTTCGTCAATGATGCACAACTTTTTCCCGAGACTTACAGGCGGTATATGGAGAGGCAGCTGCGTTCAGACGCAGGTTTTTCTGGAACACCCATACGACTTTTATGGCGCAGCAGAAGGAAAATGGGCAAAGATGAAG GAAAAGCAGTAACAAGGACCCAAGAGAATCTTACATCAAATGATCCAAAATTGGTACCAACTGCATCATAG